The Labrus bergylta chromosome 14, fLabBer1.1, whole genome shotgun sequence region TTCATGTGCACGGTAACCTTCAATGAAGGGCTGTTTGAACCAAAAAGTATGAAATGAtgtgatttatttgatttgcGTCGAATGgtttaatactttatttgttgttttctataTATGTTAAGTCTTTGTGTATCCTGCTTTAAAGTCGTGTCTTTGTACAGACATCTGTCATGTCAGAgcaacatattttaatgttgtgttgttttactttttgttgctTCTGCTGAAATATTTGCACTTTTTCCACCTACAGAAACATATTAAAGttattgtgatgtcatgaaacacTACTGGTACCTGTCAGCTGTTAGCGATGTACAGTTTATGATCAAGGACAGAACTGAGTGGCTCACCTGTATAAAGcacatcacacacatcacatctttTAAAAGCATTCCTCTTTAATATCCATCTGCATGTCGCAGCGCGGCTTCGGAGTCCCTGAGAATTTTACAAATGAATCTGAAAGATGTTTTCAAACTTCTTCCCCTGTATGTCTCTAAATACTGTAACAGCTACAGCAAAAGAACGGTGGATTTTAAAAGTCGTCTTCGTTGTTTAcctccattttaaaaaaaagtgttgtgtttgtttaatccgGACAGGGGACTTCTGGATGTCACTACAGATAAGATGCATGAAGCTAAAACTGTAAAAAACCTGTTAGATGAGCAGgatcagtggcgattctagagtctgttggggccctccaaccagcgttcatcatcatcatgtctgccactttttttttctcttctatagatggataattcctcttcatttttctttgtttactttcatGGACAAACATGGGCTTTTACAGCCATATTGCATGCAATGTCAGATGgcgcccccttagggaggtttcctactatTGTTGAAAAATTTGCAGATTTAAGGCCACTGTTCTGGTTTTAGTTTGTGAGCACTCAAACAGTTGCCTGCCCTGCCTGATCACAAGCACACCTCTGAGCAGGATTCATAGCAAAGGAGAAGCTTCAAATGGCAGCATAGAAACTAGTACCATGCGCACTGTCACTGCTTCTTCAACAGCAAATCATTTTCTAGATTACTTctgaaaaaggttttttttctgtccatatCTGTCGCTCTTTGTTTTAAGCATGTACTGAAAATGATTAAAGATAGGCAGGTGAAGAGGCAATGTCCAGATCCTGGGACACGTGTCAGTTTTTACCTCCATTTGTTTTTTGCGGACTCAATTCTACCCTAAATGGTTTCAAACTATCAGGCATGTAGGTAACATATGAACATATTTTTTGTAAACCTTCCACTCCTAAATCTTACTTAAGTAGCCAATGGCATGTGTTGTAAGAGCACTGAAATGTAAAGTCAGCACTGCTGCAGCTCATGGCTCCagagcatcatgacagagggaCATCAAATTCATAAGAGTTATATTAGACGCACAGcgtaaacctttttttcccctctctcttaaATGTCACTCTGAATACCTAAAGATTTGTCGTTTCTGGGGCAGATACTAAAGGTgatatacaaataaatgtttaaaaaaaactctgtgatTTCAGCTTTTAAGGACTTCTGTGTAACATGAACTGAACCTGAAACAGGTATTACAGTACATGACACGTGTAAGAGTCGTCATCAGTCATGCAACAAttcctcctttttaaaaatttaaaaagcatATAGCCTTTAAATGTCCTCCTAAAATCTGCCTTTTTAGCCTGATCCAGATGCACGTTAACTAAATCCAAAGTGTTTATCAAAGGTGTTGCATGCTGCAGCTTTGGATGAGGTTTGCTCCCCTGGCATTTTTGGTACTGctgaaaaatcaaacaaacgTTGAACAGAAACTACGACCTCACCTAGGTCGTAGTTATTTCCAAAGGAAAAGGATCGTGTGAGAGGGAGTTTGTACCTCACAGGATGTCGGGGATGATTTGCTTCTCGTTGTGAATCTCATCTGTGTTCTGTCCTGAGTCGTGTTTTGAAGCtgcctgctctgtgtttgtgtgtctgtcttatTGTCTCATGCATTTCTCTGAATGTACTATCTAgtccagtgtttctcaactggtgggtcgggacccaaaagtgggttgcGAATATGTGCCtgggattttgttttttcaaaaaaagtATATGAAGCGATTTtgttaggttttttttgtgctgtcaCATGTTTTGAACCTTCTGAGGTCCAACCTGCACAACCACACATTGAATAAAtctgattgttttaaaaaatgtcacacatttgGGTCATGTTTTTTCGTGGAGGAGCTGGCGGTGTGCGTCCTGAGGTTAGACCGGTTGAGATCCACTGCTCTAgcgattaaaagaaaaaaacagaagcatgGCACATCTCTGTGGAATGTGGTTGTTACAATGTAAATATGTACCATTATATATGAAGATCCTATTTTTTGCATGCTTTTTGTACACCTACACGTGATCcaagacaataaaaatgacaatcTGAACACTGACATTTGTCTGCTCGCTGTCTGACTACGGCTACACGTTGAAATTAGGGTTTTAAACGATTTTATTTTCAGtagttaatcacatttttaatcgcaTTTTTCAAATTCCATTATTtagtatttcaaaataaaagtggggcttttattttattagctgccactctagtcaatgctcccGTTTCCACAGCAAGCGCCTCagtccgtctccggagcgtgccagcagcacgcgctgctctgtttcaaatatgcACGCTTCACGATcaagcaggacaggaagtcagacaaggaaacgcacagagcaaaCGGTTAATTTCAAAACTCTTActcatgttttctttcacttcatcaacattaagtcaaaacaggcaccgaatggtcaacaaatcatcctcacaAAGAGCaataaacatgttgtttgcacgtttttgtCGTTATTCCcgcatgatcttgtagttctcctgtgatctgtACAGCTGATCACGGCTGAGCTCACGCTCAAGAAACagacccagtggggcagggcgtgCGGCCCTTACAGTCTATGCGTGCGGCGTACGcacagactatgtggaaattggcagtgcGATAACTTttcttgctgtgtgcttttattttgaaataaagtaaggcccttcctgtagagtgaaggttaggacaagaagttaagcacagaaacagaaagtggTTAGAGATCCCAAACTGAAGTCATCTtcaggaacggtaacaaaggtcaatgtgtgatgtcataaagtggatattactttggactcgtcagctgagctgtctgagagtttgttaaagtgaaatgagacattcagagaagcagcagtgtccttcttttacatcactgagactacagggagacactgaggacgactatctacggagagcctgaagggtcAAAACAGCATGAGCttaattgtgattaaaaaacattaatgcATTAAATTGAGATCTTAATTATTCAATGCCGACGGCCTTATTTGAAcctaaaagaaaacagcagtgaAATATCTGTACATGTTTTATTGAATGCAGCAGTTGATCACAAGGTGCACACAGGATGACTCTGACAGCGGCACATCCACACGTCATGTGTTTATCTTTCTTTGACAAGGACAGTGACGGTTTAATGGATTGACTTATGGATGATATGTGCACACACAGTTAGTGCCAGAACATGTGCTTTCACCTGCACAGATATGGAGATGGTTAGGTGGAGGGTTACACccaaagtatgaaaaaaaagcaaaccgAGCTAcacccaaaaaaaagaacacacacacagctgagctATGCTAGGGCTCGACACCGAGAGTAAGAGTCACTGTATCGTCTCTCAGGTTGGGAGGTGGTGGCCGAAGATGCAActggaaaatgaagaggaagaagaggacacGTGGAGCCATGTCTCTGGTTTTGATCGCTCCAGTCAAGAGTCCTCTTAgagtctgagtgtgtttctccaTGGTGACTTGTGGGGGGGTTTATTGCAGGGTTCCAGTGCACTACACCgtccaaaaaaaaagtaccttACAAGCTTCCTCCCGGGTCATTTCTagacagcagagcagaaaaGAGAGACATCAGCCTTCATGGAAACCAAAGTAAACAGTATTTCAGTCAGGAACACTCTCGTCATAGATTTAACCATTTATTGCACTTATGGTTTGTACAGTTGTATTTGGCAGTATTGGTTCTGCTCTTAGCTCTTAGCAGGATCAGTGCAGCATGCCACAGATCTTGCTGACAGCCCAAACCTTTAATTCCCTCCATGGGGACATGCAGAACAGAATCTGAATGTGCATGTAATGATACTGACATCTGGCAGACCTAACAAGCAAACAATTCATCCTAGAATATAAAATGAGCTGACTGAAGCTGGTGGAGGTCGGGGTGGTGGAGGGAGTGGATGTGATGCAGGAGGAGTGAGATGCAGAATGGTTTAAACAGACCGCCTGGTTGTCAGGGTGTGATAATGATTGGTTGGCATTGGGGCGGTTCTCAGAATTCTACTGTATTCTGCCTGAACTAACGCAGGGCTCTGTATTCTGTTAGAAACCTATGAATCCCTTACTTTAGACACCTCAGTCTCTATGCTGCCGACCTCTGAATCCGGATCCTGTCAAATCCACAGAACAGAAGGTATTAGGTTTCATGCAggtaaataacaaaaaaaaggatttaccTCCAGTCTACATAATTGATTACAAATACTAATCAAATCTACTCGTCTACATCGACATGGATGTCGACTTCTACGTCTACGAGCACTCACGTTGGACTGGTCGTTGCCTTTGGCTTGGCTTGCCTTGGCTTCAATGGTGTAATAGATGCCTGTGTCTAAACCAAGTGACTCGCTGTCAGGCTGCAAATACAAAACGTTCTGCCTGGTTCAGTAAAAGAAGGGAACTGTCTGGGCAGGAGGGGATCATGGGGGACGATTTCATCTTCTATCAGATAAGAAAAAGGAGATAGAAACGGTCCGACACTGGCTGGGCGTGCTACAGGAATAAACACAGCATTATCTGCTCCTCCTGTGGGCTGCTGGGGGGGTTTCTGATTTTAGAGCATGTGGCGCTACCTCACAAGAGAGATGCCCAAATGAGGGTGACACACAGAGTAATGCCACACTCCTGCCATTGATACATGCCTCTCTGCTGCCACCTTGTGCTCAAAGTAATAATCTTTCAAAGCAGAATATAACAGTAGACATTCAGCCACATGTCTTGCAGAGcttacctgtatgtgtgtgtctgtgtatttgaaTTTCATGTTCTTGTAAAATTCTCTTTTGGGGAGCAAATAGAGCAGCACCAGGTCACACACTACAGTTGCCTGAAAAGTAATTTCAAAAGTCAGAGTTATAAATGTTACTTTGCAGACATTAAAGGTGATTTTTTTGCAGGTTCAAGTCTTAAACGTACCACTCCAAAGATTCCCACTCCAGAGCCGATTGCTGTCAGCGTTGGGATGATGTCGAATTTTCTCGCCTGTGAAGCACAGAGGAATGATTATTCCAAATCTCCTTTATCTCATGTATGGACTTCATATCAGTGCAAGCATTCAGATCAGTGGTACTCAGCCTTGTTAGACTTAAGAGCCACGttgaccaaaaaatatttctgcaagagccacaatcaaaaaacctctttctttcctaaaatatgtgtgggaaacacggtgacatgacttgcaaagaataatttctgctgacagtgtttcccttttttaaataattactttggatttttttctccaagtagGACCTAAAATAGCCATATGTGGCTCAAGAACCTCAGGTTGAGTATCACTGGTTCAGATGTACCACTAACCAGTGACTGCACGATGATGTCGATCCTGATCCCGAACACCTTGAGGAGAGTCCTTTTCTGAATTGTGTCCTCCAAATAATGCTTTGCATACCTAGTAAAAGCAATGAGAGTCATAACAGTGAACAAAAGATAAGAGCCCAACCGAACTCTTCATCATCAGGTGCTGTATAAAAAACAGGTTCAGGTGTTATCTATTTTACAAAGTCACGGAGTACTACCTGTGGGCGTTGATAATAGAATAGAACAAATGAGAATTTAAGAATGGAAAAAACAATCTGCCCACGTCCCAAGGTGGGACTCTGTGATTCTGAATTAATCTGAATTTGATATGGAAATAGACGAATATTTGTCAAATTCCTGTTAAATGTTAGAGCACCAATGTTACTGTCTTTCCATGTCAGataaacaaatccacaaatggTTAATCCTGATCTTGCTTgagtttccacagccaaccgtacccttaCACATAATTCAATCAAAGCGGCGCGACAAAGTGTAGACATCCAATAAATTCAATAAATAGGAAGAACgagacacagtaaacaaagattGATGAGGTCTGCATCTCCAAGGCAAATAATCAAAACAACCTTGAAAGTAAACCCTGAACCTGCTTgagtttccacagccaaccgtacccttatttggtaagcagcccaacacagtgtaacCCGTTAAGTCAAACGTTCAAGaagaacacagaaaacaagggaccctttagggaagggtaccaaaaaagtaggtatggatcccttattttggtaccattcccaacttttgacggtggaaatGCCAATAAATGAGTACTGAACCgaaccaaactgaactggaccgcttggtggaaatgggGCTTAACCCTCCCCAAATCCgaaggatatttaaacatggtgcgttttgtgtttgtcctttattaacGCTGtagcacaggaagtgaagattaTTTTGACCAATCATTTGACTGCAGTGCGTCTAGCTCCTCGctttagggtcggatcggtacgcttggcaccccaacTGAAGGGTACCAAAAAGGTAGGATGGTACGGATCAGTTATTTTTGGAACCCTTCTCAACTTTTGACAGTCTAAATAAATGTATGCCGTACTGAACCGGAAACGGGGCTTTACCAACCTGAAATTGTAGCCCACTGAAGCTCGGGCTTTGTCCGTCTCTGTGGGGTTCCCGTACAGACCGTGGAAGTTGTACTTTGGTTTACAGTTCCTGACATCCGTGTCAAAGTTGCACGTCCAGTCCACCACTATACCAATGGCCCCTCCCTGTCATGACACATGAAACCATTAGAATAACAAGACggacaaaagaaacacaaacacctgaCAACAAAGCATGTGCATCGATTCTGTACTTACCACTTTGGCTATGGTTTCAAAGTTGAAACCAGACAGTTTGACGATGTCTCCCAGTTTAAAAATGGGACACAGCGGAGCTTTCTCTGGATCATGGAGGCATTTACTGATGTACTCAGCATCAATACCCTCCACCAGGTTACTCCTGAAACACAGATGGACAATATGAAACACAGATTTACTCTTAATGGAACAATTTCaccacttttttgttttgtcctggGAAACAAAATAACACTCAAATAACCAGGGGGAAAGTAGTTTTAAATTCTTGCCAGTTGTACGGCTACAACGGCTAACATGCAACCTTCAAAAGGCACAAGTGAGAATTGAGGCATAAATGTCCTGACTTTTAGCTTCTTGTATGTGTCAAACTCAAAAAACACTGGCTACTACAATTCCCATAATGCACTTCAGCAAAGTAGTCAATTAGTAAccagtcaaataaaaacatgcatgttCAAAACTCAAAATATATCCACCTTTTGAAGGAGTTTTCTTTCTTATATAACACACATTCAATGTCATAAAAAGTTCACAAAGTTTGGACACAATGGTCTCAGTTGGGCGTGAAAAAATTGGATCCTCCTTTGGAGATTTGCACACCAACATGCTGATGAGCACGATGATGGCAGGTATGGTCAAACATGCTAACAGACCTTAAGTTGAAAAACATCTATAAAAAACATTATCTGAATTCAAAAGCAAGAATATGGAAAGGCAAATATTTCCATACTATTTCCATTAAGAAAAGTATTACACAAAATATTGGGCCCATATCCAAAACAGATCGAATCACACAGTGTTTTATAGATGCAAAGATCAAAATAGCTCACAGAAACCGtaggttttgtattttgttaacAATCCAACgttctcctcatgttcaccttACATGtcgtcagtctgtgaaacctacagagcagctctgcaggatatatttatctgatactgtcGTCTGTAAAAACCCTCGTTTctgcctctgcctgaaacagtTCTTTTtaagctactgtctctttaaggcccccctccccaggtgcccactttcttctgattggtcagctctctggaagccttctagggggcagaacgctgcagggctgccaggggagggctgctctccagtgctgggagaagagagtctaagTAAGAGGTTTCACCGGCTTACGTAGAGGCTTGGAGCCGTCTTGGGAAATTCTTGAgttcatatcggggaactataccgtgatttgcagaacaagctgtttagcgccctctgcagactcagactgggattactccaacatacatttacctcatgatctgaaactttgcccacgtATATTCATATTACGCGTATATCACGTATATAGtcatatttgtattttgcatATTTTCCATTGCTGTATTTAGATAAGGTTTTATATAGGCtagatgtgttgttgtttgcgtgggtgtttttttactttgaggCGGTTTGCATGTGTGACCAAACCTGCCAGTAAAGGGATTATCAGCCTACAGGTATgcaaaaataaaccaaaccaCCACCTGGCAAAGAAAACCGCACAGAAACTCTGCCACTACTACACTTTGTGGCATTGTTTTATTCGGTTGCTTTGCATCTACATGATGTACCGTGTGACCCTCCTTCTTCAAAATAATCTGTTAAATCTAAGAACAAACTCTCAAACTTTGAATCGCTCTTCAACAGCTACAGAGAGTCTCCATGATTAAACTGACCTTTTCACATTGGCAGACTGCCCCTTAAGGATGATTCGTTATCAGTATTCAACTTAGGATCAACATAGAGTATAACAACGTTTATCACAgctgttttatttctat contains the following coding sequences:
- the p2rx1 gene encoding P2X purinoceptor 1 isoform X2, translating into MKSQITNALSDFFFEYETPRQVLVRNRRVGVVCRLIQLGVLAYIIGWVFIYEKGYQSTDTAVSSVFTKMKGVGYTSEIGKERVWDVADYVFPPQGDSSFVVMTNYIITEGQNMSKCPELPGKHNCTSNKDCEGGGFKRQMTGVCVKLNTTQTCEVLAWCPVEDDRKIPDPPMLMSAENYTLFIKNSVTFPLFGVTRSNLVEGIDAEYISKCLHDPEKAPLCPIFKLGDIVKLSGFNFETIAKVGGAIGIVVDWTCNFDTDVRNCKPKYNFHGLYGNPTETDKARASVGYNFRYAKHYLEDTIQKRTLLKVFGIRIDIIVQSLARKFDIIPTLTAIGSGVGIFGVATVVCDLVLLYLLPKREFYKNMKFKYTDTHIQDPDSEVGSIETEVSKK